The Gemmata palustris genome includes a region encoding these proteins:
- a CDS encoding M81 family metallopeptidase, producing MRIAIGGFMHESNTFAPLPTDLQRFRDGSLTYGDTVVPIWQDAHHEVGGFIEGGAKFGYDLVPVAMAWATPAGPVTDEFFNHFTDALATGCKLARADGVLLALHGAMVTPKHPDADAEILRRIRAALGPNVPIAVTLDFHGNVSPQMAETANILVGYQTYPHVDQRQRGLVAAELLARAVKGEVHPVCHVAKPPMLLNLLGQDTSREPMAGLMRMAREMEKQPGILSVSLMAGFPYADVPEMGASVIVVADGNRTHAKAAADELANAMWSVREQLNVPCPQPEAAVRTALTGTKSPALLIDLGDNIGGGSAGDGTVLLTELLKQRARGFVVVIHAPAAVEQAKTVGIGGTLEVTIGGATGKLHGEPVRVRGMVRSLHEGKWTEVEPRHGGRRQNDQGHTAVIDLADGNLLVLNTLRTPPFSLGQLTSLGIDPKQARVIVVKAAVAYKAAYEPIGGEIIEVDTPGLTAINAARFEYKRIHRPMYPLD from the coding sequence ATGCGAATCGCCATCGGCGGGTTCATGCACGAGTCGAACACCTTCGCCCCGCTCCCGACGGACCTCCAACGGTTCCGCGACGGCAGCCTGACCTACGGCGACACGGTGGTTCCCATCTGGCAGGACGCGCACCACGAAGTCGGCGGGTTCATCGAAGGTGGGGCCAAATTCGGTTACGACCTCGTGCCGGTCGCGATGGCGTGGGCGACTCCGGCCGGGCCTGTTACGGACGAATTCTTCAACCACTTCACGGACGCACTGGCGACTGGTTGCAAGCTCGCACGAGCAGATGGCGTGCTGCTCGCGCTGCACGGCGCAATGGTCACCCCCAAGCACCCGGACGCGGACGCAGAAATCCTTCGCCGAATTCGGGCCGCACTCGGGCCGAACGTACCGATCGCGGTGACGCTCGATTTCCACGGGAACGTTTCGCCACAAATGGCCGAAACCGCAAACATCCTGGTTGGTTACCAGACGTACCCGCACGTCGATCAACGGCAGCGCGGCTTGGTTGCGGCCGAACTGCTCGCGCGGGCCGTGAAAGGCGAAGTGCACCCGGTGTGCCACGTCGCCAAACCGCCGATGCTCCTGAACCTGCTGGGCCAGGACACAAGCCGCGAGCCGATGGCCGGGCTCATGCGCATGGCCCGCGAGATGGAGAAACAGCCGGGCATCCTTTCGGTGAGCCTGATGGCCGGCTTCCCCTACGCGGACGTACCCGAAATGGGCGCGAGCGTGATCGTGGTCGCCGACGGGAACCGCACCCACGCGAAGGCCGCGGCCGACGAACTCGCGAACGCGATGTGGTCCGTGCGCGAACAACTGAACGTCCCGTGCCCGCAGCCGGAAGCAGCCGTTCGCACGGCTCTCACGGGCACGAAATCGCCGGCCCTGCTCATCGACCTCGGCGACAACATCGGCGGCGGGTCCGCGGGCGACGGTACCGTGTTGCTCACCGAGCTTCTGAAACAGCGTGCGAGAGGCTTTGTTGTGGTGATTCACGCGCCCGCGGCCGTCGAGCAAGCGAAGACCGTTGGTATCGGCGGTACGCTCGAAGTGACCATCGGTGGCGCGACGGGGAAGCTACACGGCGAGCCGGTTCGTGTGCGCGGAATGGTGCGCTCGCTCCACGAGGGGAAGTGGACGGAGGTCGAACCGCGGCACGGCGGGCGCCGACAGAACGATCAGGGGCACACCGCCGTCATCGACCTCGCCGACGGCAACTTGCTCGTGCTGAACACGCTCCGCACGCCGCCGTTCAGCCTCGGACAACTCACGAGCCTCGGCATCGACCCGAAGCAGGCGCGCGTGATCGTCGTGAAGGCTGCGGTCGCGTACAAAGCGGCGTATGAGCCGATCGGCGGCGAGATCATCGAAGTGGACACGCCCGGCCTCACCGCGATCAACGCGGCCCGGTTCGAGTACAAGCGCATCCACCGGCCGATGTACCCGCTTGATTAA
- a CDS encoding TIGR03067 domain-containing protein — translation MRVLALTALTIALAFAPVRAADDATEKELKRFQGDWQMVEVTKDGETRKGDKLKDRVWSFKGDKLVPLYNKDDAATIKIDPSKKPATLDILDKNGDRVEGIYKFTGDDTLTICGRGDSKRPTEFAAKKESGAILFVLERVKK, via the coding sequence ATGCGAGTTCTCGCTCTCACCGCGCTGACCATTGCTCTCGCGTTCGCACCAGTTCGTGCGGCCGATGATGCCACGGAAAAGGAACTCAAACGGTTCCAGGGCGATTGGCAGATGGTGGAAGTGACAAAAGACGGCGAGACGCGGAAAGGCGACAAGCTCAAGGACCGCGTCTGGTCGTTTAAGGGGGACAAACTGGTTCCACTGTACAACAAAGACGACGCCGCGACGATCAAGATCGATCCGAGCAAGAAACCGGCAACTCTAGACATCCTCGACAAGAACGGGGACCGGGTCGAGGGCATCTACAAGTTCACCGGGGACGACACGCTCACGATCTGCGGGCGCGGCGACAGCAAGCGCCCGACGGAGTTCGCGGCGAAGAAGGAGTCCGGGGCGATTCTGTTCGTCCTGGAGCGCGTCAAGAAGTGA
- a CDS encoding 50S ribosomal protein L27 codes for MAHKKGQGSVRNGRDSVSKRRGLKAYGGQAVTIGSIIVTQCGTKYSPGRFVRLAKNSSIFSLVDGKVYFDQGGKRINVQPDDATATAIA; via the coding sequence ATGGCACACAAGAAGGGTCAAGGGTCCGTCCGCAACGGTCGGGACTCGGTGTCGAAGCGCCGCGGGCTGAAGGCTTATGGCGGCCAGGCGGTCACCATCGGCAGCATCATCGTGACGCAGTGCGGCACCAAGTACTCGCCCGGCCGGTTCGTGCGGCTGGCGAAGAACAGCAGCATCTTCTCGCTGGTGGACGGCAAGGTGTACTTCGATCAGGGCGGCAAGCGCATCAACGTGCAGCCCGACGACGCGACGGCCACCGCGATCGCGTAA
- the proS gene encoding proline--tRNA ligase, with protein MADVITPRARNYSQWYLDIVKEAGLADNSDVRGCMVIKPTGYAIWEKMQRALDRLFKDTGHVNAYFPLFIPMSFLAKEEQMAEGFAKECAVVTHYRLKAEPGKPLHVDPAAELEEPLIIRPTSETIIWNTYKKWVQSYRDLPLLINQWANVVRWEMRTRLFLRTAEFLWQEGHTAHATAQEAEAETLQMVRVYQKFAEEWMAMPVLVGPKTDGQKFPGAVYTLCIEAMMQDGKALQAGTSHFLGQNFAKAFDVKFKDKENKEEFAWATSWGVSTRLIGGLIMTHSDDNGLVIPPRLAATHVVIVPLGKNDAERGPSIAAAEKLAAELRALPRDDFFGYEPISVKIDTLFDKQPGFRYAEHEVRGVPVRVEIGPKDIEKGACAVARRDVPGKEGKQFGIPLTGAAEHIAKLLRDIQSALYNRAKTFRDSRIVTADTLDEFKALFPAREEAAEAGTEPLKFVYAHWDGTRETEESVQKEFAATIRCLPFDGPQEPGTCIFTGKPSARRVVFARAY; from the coding sequence ATGGCCGATGTGATTACGCCCCGCGCCCGGAACTACTCCCAGTGGTACCTAGACATCGTCAAGGAAGCCGGGCTCGCCGACAATTCCGACGTCCGCGGGTGCATGGTCATCAAGCCGACCGGGTACGCCATCTGGGAGAAGATGCAGCGCGCGCTCGACCGGTTGTTCAAGGACACCGGGCACGTTAATGCCTACTTCCCCCTCTTCATCCCCATGAGCTTCCTGGCCAAAGAAGAGCAGATGGCCGAAGGGTTCGCGAAGGAGTGCGCGGTGGTCACGCACTACCGCCTGAAGGCGGAACCCGGTAAGCCCCTGCACGTCGATCCCGCGGCCGAACTCGAAGAGCCGCTCATCATCCGCCCCACGTCCGAAACGATCATCTGGAACACCTACAAGAAGTGGGTGCAGAGCTACCGCGACCTGCCGCTGCTCATCAACCAGTGGGCCAACGTGGTGCGCTGGGAGATGCGCACGCGGTTGTTCCTCCGCACCGCGGAGTTCCTGTGGCAAGAGGGCCACACCGCGCACGCGACCGCACAGGAGGCCGAAGCGGAAACGCTCCAGATGGTCCGCGTGTACCAGAAATTCGCGGAGGAGTGGATGGCCATGCCCGTGTTGGTCGGGCCGAAGACCGACGGGCAGAAGTTCCCCGGGGCGGTGTACACGCTCTGCATCGAAGCGATGATGCAGGACGGCAAGGCGCTCCAGGCCGGTACGTCGCACTTCCTGGGGCAGAACTTCGCGAAGGCGTTCGATGTGAAGTTCAAGGACAAGGAGAACAAGGAAGAGTTCGCGTGGGCGACGAGCTGGGGCGTGAGCACGCGGCTCATCGGCGGCCTCATCATGACGCACTCCGACGACAACGGACTCGTAATTCCTCCGCGGCTCGCGGCCACGCACGTCGTCATCGTGCCGCTGGGTAAGAACGACGCGGAGCGCGGGCCTTCGATCGCCGCGGCGGAAAAGCTCGCGGCCGAACTGCGGGCACTGCCCCGCGACGACTTCTTCGGCTACGAGCCGATCAGCGTGAAGATCGACACGCTGTTCGACAAGCAGCCCGGCTTCCGGTACGCGGAGCACGAGGTCCGCGGCGTGCCGGTTCGCGTGGAGATCGGGCCGAAGGACATCGAGAAGGGCGCCTGCGCCGTTGCCCGGCGCGACGTGCCCGGAAAAGAGGGGAAACAGTTCGGCATCCCGCTCACGGGCGCGGCCGAGCACATTGCGAAGCTGCTCCGCGACATTCAGTCCGCGCTCTACAACCGGGCGAAGACGTTCCGCGACTCGCGCATCGTGACCGCAGACACGCTCGACGAGTTCAAGGCCCTGTTCCCCGCGCGCGAGGAAGCCGCGGAAGCGGGCACGGAGCCGCTGAAGTTCGTGTACGCCCACTGGGACGGCACGCGCGAGACGGAAGAGAGCGTGCAGAAGGAGTTCGCGGCGACGATCCGGTGCCTGCCCTTCGACGGCCCGCAGGAGCCCGGCACGTGTATTTTCACCGGTAAGCCGTCCGCGCGCCGCGTGGTGTTCGCACGGGCGTACTAA
- a CDS encoding serine/threonine-protein kinase, with product MCAKTRHLDLRADTDKPDVTVGPRARVRSTPPAPESLPPNPPGLALSRLLGSGGMGKVYLALDEETKRQVAVKLLHAPGDPTALDRLQLEVRALAALAHPNVVTVFAANLHQHPPHYTMEFVPGGTLARLVGTRGPLAPKDAAELIKAVAHGTHATNQAGIVHRDIKPGNVLLQFKSGTEGSSGPADLTTLRSADVVPKLSDFGLAKQLDRTVSLTQGTGILGTPGFMAPEQVTNAPVTPRTDVYGLGATLYHALTGSAPFEEAEPHQLMAQIERAEPSRVRAARPEIPLELEAIAHKCLEKKPADRYATAEELADDLGRFLDKKPVLAKPLTPARRAWKTVTRNRTTLARVAAAVCVLASVFAIGAGLRASGEPAWEKIEKELAAGRAVTLVGATGEPLCSKWALGPAELVPGESGAPCSFSALDLSMLDLCRDPMNDSYQIRAELSQADVTRTPDGLLPQGGGHEIGLYFGRQTAPGANGLQSQIAFLIRFDELLRDHAELVRLSVPRSRATTPGIGLESLASVPFDSAKQVPSPWRTIEIDVTQAGIEARWIQPDGAKSAFRTVPLAEARAKYSKTHEELDKLIPGNGITYPAWNARAPIGIWAYRSVVTVRNVTLTPIP from the coding sequence GTGTGCGCGAAGACCCGACACCTGGACCTGCGCGCGGACACGGATAAGCCGGACGTCACCGTGGGGCCGCGCGCGCGGGTACGATCGACTCCCCCCGCCCCCGAATCGCTCCCCCCCAACCCACCGGGGTTGGCCCTTTCGCGCCTGCTCGGGAGCGGCGGCATGGGTAAGGTGTACCTCGCACTCGACGAGGAAACGAAGCGCCAAGTCGCGGTCAAACTGCTCCACGCCCCCGGCGATCCCACCGCTCTTGATCGGCTCCAACTCGAAGTGCGCGCGCTGGCCGCGCTCGCGCACCCGAACGTCGTTACCGTTTTCGCCGCGAACCTGCACCAGCACCCCCCGCACTACACGATGGAGTTCGTCCCGGGAGGGACACTTGCTCGGCTCGTTGGGACTCGGGGGCCACTCGCTCCCAAGGACGCCGCGGAGCTAATTAAGGCCGTGGCCCACGGAACCCACGCGACCAACCAAGCGGGGATCGTTCACCGCGATATTAAACCGGGGAACGTGCTCCTGCAGTTCAAAAGCGGAACCGAAGGTTCGAGTGGACCCGCTGATTTGACGACACTGCGTTCGGCCGACGTGGTGCCGAAACTGTCCGACTTCGGCCTCGCCAAGCAACTCGACCGCACGGTCAGTCTCACGCAGGGCACCGGGATCTTGGGCACGCCCGGCTTCATGGCCCCGGAGCAGGTAACCAACGCGCCCGTCACCCCCCGAACCGATGTTTACGGGCTGGGCGCGACCCTCTACCACGCGCTCACCGGTAGCGCCCCGTTCGAGGAGGCAGAACCGCACCAACTGATGGCGCAGATCGAGCGCGCGGAACCGTCCCGCGTTCGCGCCGCGCGCCCCGAAATCCCCCTCGAACTCGAAGCCATCGCCCACAAATGTTTGGAGAAGAAGCCGGCCGACCGGTACGCGACCGCGGAGGAACTGGCCGACGATTTGGGCCGGTTCCTTGATAAGAAGCCCGTTCTGGCCAAACCGCTCACGCCCGCGCGCCGCGCGTGGAAGACCGTGACGCGGAACCGCACGACCCTCGCGCGGGTGGCCGCCGCGGTGTGTGTGCTGGCGAGCGTGTTCGCGATCGGCGCGGGGCTCCGAGCCTCCGGGGAGCCCGCGTGGGAGAAAATTGAGAAGGAACTGGCCGCGGGGCGCGCGGTCACCCTGGTGGGCGCTACAGGAGAGCCGCTGTGCTCCAAGTGGGCACTCGGTCCGGCCGAACTTGTGCCCGGCGAGAGCGGTGCCCCGTGCTCGTTCAGCGCGCTGGACTTATCCATGCTCGATCTGTGCCGCGACCCTATGAATGACAGCTATCAGATTCGCGCCGAATTGTCACAGGCCGATGTGACCCGTACTCCGGATGGCCTATTACCCCAAGGCGGAGGGCACGAAATAGGGCTGTATTTCGGCCGGCAGACTGCGCCCGGCGCAAACGGTCTACAATCCCAGATCGCGTTTCTGATCAGATTCGACGAACTGCTTCGCGACCACGCGGAACTCGTCCGCCTGTCCGTACCGCGGTCGCGGGCCACTACGCCCGGTATAGGGCTTGAGAGTTTGGCTTCCGTCCCGTTCGATTCGGCAAAACAAGTTCCGAGTCCGTGGCGCACGATCGAGATCGATGTGACGCAGGCCGGTATCGAGGCGCGGTGGATTCAACCGGATGGGGCCAAGAGCGCGTTCCGGACCGTACCACTCGCCGAGGCTCGTGCGAAGTACTCCAAAACCCACGAAGAGCTGGATAAATTGATTCCCGGTAACGGCATTACCTACCCCGCGTGGAACGCGCGAGCCCCGATTGGCATTTGGGCATACCGGTCCGTTGTTACCGTTCGGAACGTTACTCTTACCCCGATCCCATAG
- a CDS encoding aspartate-semialdehyde dehydrogenase codes for MNVAVVGATGAVGDLIRKVLAERNFPIKSIKFLASEKSAGKSVEFAGKQYTVEPIRAEAFAGVQIVLSSTPGSVSKEYSPIAAKAGAIVVDNSSAWRMDPDCPLVVPEVNADQLHHIKKGIVANPNCVAIPLCVALKPLHDLAQVRRIVVATYQSSSGKGAKGLLDFNAQLSAWAAGKPVPAPTAHRAQLAGNVITLDWTLDPNGFTEEENKVINETQKILGDATIGVSPTCVRVPVKVAHSEAITVEFARPLSVADAKAALANAPGVVFMDETKGEFPQPLHAEGSDHTFVGRVRQDPSNPNALCLWVVADNLRKGAASNAVQCAEELVKRGIVK; via the coding sequence GTGAACGTGGCGGTTGTCGGTGCGACGGGTGCCGTTGGCGACCTGATTCGGAAGGTGCTCGCGGAGCGCAACTTCCCGATCAAGTCGATCAAATTCCTGGCTTCCGAGAAAAGCGCTGGTAAATCCGTCGAGTTCGCGGGGAAACAGTACACCGTCGAACCGATCCGCGCCGAGGCGTTCGCGGGCGTGCAGATCGTGCTCAGTAGCACGCCAGGTTCGGTGAGCAAGGAGTATTCACCGATCGCGGCGAAGGCCGGGGCGATCGTGGTGGACAACTCCTCCGCGTGGCGCATGGACCCGGACTGCCCGCTCGTGGTGCCGGAGGTGAACGCGGACCAGCTCCACCACATCAAGAAGGGCATCGTCGCGAACCCGAACTGCGTCGCGATCCCGCTGTGCGTGGCGCTCAAGCCGCTGCACGACCTCGCGCAAGTGCGGCGCATCGTCGTGGCGACGTACCAATCGTCTTCGGGCAAGGGCGCGAAGGGACTGTTGGACTTCAACGCGCAGCTCAGCGCGTGGGCCGCGGGCAAGCCCGTGCCGGCGCCGACGGCGCACCGGGCACAGCTCGCGGGGAACGTCATCACGCTGGACTGGACGCTCGACCCGAACGGCTTCACGGAAGAAGAGAACAAGGTCATCAACGAGACGCAGAAAATCCTGGGCGACGCGACCATCGGCGTGAGCCCGACGTGCGTCCGCGTGCCGGTGAAAGTCGCGCACAGCGAGGCGATCACGGTCGAGTTCGCGCGCCCGCTCTCGGTCGCCGACGCGAAGGCCGCGCTCGCGAACGCGCCCGGCGTGGTGTTCATGGACGAAACGAAGGGCGAGTTCCCGCAACCGCTCCATGCCGAGGGCAGTGACCACACGTTCGTCGGCCGCGTGCGCCAGGACCCGAGCAACCCGAACGCGCTGTGCCTGTGGGTCGTGGCCGACAACCTCCGCAAGGGCGCGGCGAGCAACGCCGTGCAGTGTGCGGAGGAGTTGGTGAAGCGCGGCATTGTGAAGTGA
- a CDS encoding M6 family metalloprotease domain-containing protein → MTHTRLFALGSLASLSILLITESVRSEPDVAPFPTPGGYRTVKTAKTIKDSPTTPGALNLAAGYLGVMVGDRSGRPVIEALAPDSPAEEAGLKEGDVVLKLGSEAATTAAWVRDILRSKLAGDSVAFTVSRGGSPKTITTKLKAATSPMAAEAGGGGGKGMGWDDRLPRSWRKPGYNLAIIGVEYPDMKHNPKIEDQAWEDSMFSLGTYKDKNATGQQVFGSMNDYYKELSYGTFKINGKFVGWVEASKKRMDYSSGSGTSAGEKKALLTEALDLYTKKAGKDALKEFDGVFFLYAGARVQTTRGGLYWPHRANVSYGGRSLPYFIVQEGGTTMNDISVFCHEFGHMLGLPDLYARPELPGSEGVGQWCAMSNQIGNGRPQHFSAWSKEVLGWVKPTVIDPSVKQKLILSPIENDPAQCFKIKVRPDGSEYFLLEVRKKTGWDEKLPGEGLLVWRVVNNKPVLEESHGVEGARGPNVHLSSVPYPSAANDSFTPYTIPSSKSQLGGGSTVYITNIRRLPDGRVTFHIGYDYQ, encoded by the coding sequence ATGACGCACACTCGCCTTTTCGCACTCGGATCGCTCGCGTCCCTGTCGATCCTTCTGATTACCGAATCAGTCCGATCGGAACCCGATGTCGCACCGTTCCCCACGCCGGGCGGTTACAGGACGGTGAAAACCGCCAAGACGATCAAAGATTCGCCCACAACGCCGGGGGCGCTCAATCTCGCGGCCGGGTACCTCGGTGTGATGGTGGGTGATCGGAGCGGGCGCCCGGTGATCGAAGCACTTGCTCCCGATTCCCCGGCCGAAGAAGCCGGGCTGAAGGAAGGCGACGTGGTGCTCAAGCTCGGCAGCGAAGCGGCGACGACCGCCGCGTGGGTGCGGGACATCCTGCGGAGCAAGTTGGCCGGGGACTCGGTCGCGTTCACCGTGTCCCGTGGCGGTAGCCCCAAGACCATCACGACCAAGTTGAAAGCCGCAACCAGTCCGATGGCGGCCGAGGCGGGAGGCGGCGGCGGAAAGGGAATGGGCTGGGACGACCGGCTGCCGCGCTCGTGGCGCAAGCCCGGCTACAACCTCGCCATCATCGGGGTCGAGTACCCGGACATGAAGCACAACCCGAAGATCGAGGATCAGGCCTGGGAAGACTCGATGTTCAGCCTGGGGACGTACAAGGACAAGAACGCGACCGGGCAGCAGGTTTTCGGCAGCATGAACGACTACTACAAGGAACTCAGCTACGGCACGTTCAAGATCAACGGGAAGTTCGTGGGCTGGGTGGAAGCGTCCAAGAAGCGGATGGACTACTCCAGCGGCAGCGGCACCAGCGCCGGCGAGAAGAAGGCGCTGCTGACCGAGGCGCTCGACCTGTACACGAAGAAGGCCGGCAAGGACGCGCTCAAGGAGTTTGACGGGGTGTTCTTCCTGTACGCGGGGGCGCGCGTGCAGACCACACGCGGCGGGCTGTATTGGCCGCACCGGGCGAACGTGAGCTACGGCGGGCGCAGCCTCCCATATTTCATCGTGCAGGAGGGCGGCACCACGATGAACGACATCAGCGTGTTCTGCCACGAGTTCGGCCACATGCTCGGGCTACCGGACCTGTACGCCCGGCCCGAACTGCCGGGGAGTGAAGGCGTGGGGCAGTGGTGCGCGATGTCCAACCAGATCGGCAACGGGCGCCCGCAGCACTTCAGCGCGTGGAGCAAGGAAGTGCTCGGTTGGGTGAAGCCGACCGTGATCGACCCGAGCGTGAAGCAGAAACTGATCCTGTCGCCGATCGAGAACGACCCGGCGCAGTGCTTCAAGATCAAGGTGCGGCCCGACGGGAGCGAATACTTCCTGCTGGAAGTGCGCAAGAAGACGGGGTGGGACGAGAAGCTGCCGGGCGAGGGGCTACTGGTCTGGCGCGTGGTGAACAACAAGCCGGTTCTGGAGGAGTCTCACGGCGTTGAAGGGGCACGCGGACCGAACGTTCACCTGAGTTCGGTGCCGTACCCCAGCGCGGCGAACGACAGCTTCACGCCGTACACGATCCCATCAAGTAAGAGTCAGTTGGGGGGCGGTTCAACCGTATACATCACCAACATCCGCCGGCTGCCCGACGGCCGCGTGACGTTCCACATCGGTTACGACTACCAGTGA
- a CDS encoding endonuclease III domain-containing protein, with amino-acid sequence MPAAKHPKKKPFDIEEAVPLLRDAVAPYPKAALFELAGEGHTSVFEILVACIVSIRTRDETTLPVSRQLFAAAPRPADVAALSAKEIERLIYPSTFHDVKAGTIRTIARETVEKYDGVLPCDADELMKFKGVGPKCANLAVGITCGQMLTGVDVHVHRVTNRWGYVSAKTPERTMDELHEKLPQHLRVEINALLVPFGKHICTGDRPKCSSCPLLEMCQQVGVTRHG; translated from the coding sequence ATGCCCGCTGCGAAACACCCCAAGAAGAAGCCTTTTGATATCGAAGAAGCAGTTCCCCTCTTACGCGACGCGGTTGCCCCCTACCCGAAGGCCGCACTGTTCGAGTTGGCTGGCGAGGGTCACACATCCGTCTTCGAGATCCTCGTCGCGTGTATCGTCTCCATTCGCACGCGGGACGAAACGACACTTCCCGTGTCGCGCCAGTTGTTCGCGGCCGCACCGAGGCCCGCCGACGTTGCCGCGCTATCAGCGAAGGAAATCGAGCGCCTCATTTACCCCTCCACGTTCCACGACGTGAAGGCCGGGACCATTCGCACCATCGCGCGCGAAACGGTCGAGAAGTACGACGGCGTGTTGCCGTGCGATGCCGACGAACTGATGAAGTTCAAGGGAGTCGGGCCGAAGTGCGCGAACCTCGCAGTCGGCATCACGTGCGGGCAGATGCTCACGGGTGTGGACGTTCACGTTCACCGCGTCACGAACCGGTGGGGCTACGTGAGCGCGAAGACGCCAGAAAGGACGATGGACGAGCTACACGAGAAGCTCCCGCAGCACTTGCGGGTCGAGATCAACGCGCTGCTCGTACCGTTCGGCAAGCATATCTGCACCGGCGACCGGCCCAAGTGTTCGTCGTGCCCGCTATTAGAAATGTGTCAACAGGTTGGTGTCACGCGACACGGTTGA
- a CDS encoding RNA polymerase sigma factor, with the protein MSDGDPWHERAIRDAVLAGDATAWRQWFDAHYERLADYVRWRCGGLRDLTDDVLQETWLTAVRRVRAFDPARGAFFHWLCGIASNVARNAIRARYRRNARIRPLAPGDDRPGPDARAEVEKAERVAAALAALPDHYEAVLRAKYLDRQTADEIAAARNDSPKAVESLLARARQAFRVIYEDGHE; encoded by the coding sequence ATGAGCGACGGCGACCCTTGGCACGAGCGGGCGATCCGCGACGCGGTCCTGGCCGGCGACGCGACCGCGTGGCGCCAGTGGTTCGACGCGCACTACGAGCGCCTCGCCGATTACGTCCGCTGGCGCTGCGGCGGGCTGCGCGACCTGACGGACGACGTGCTCCAGGAGACGTGGTTAACGGCCGTTCGGCGGGTGCGTGCGTTCGACCCGGCGCGAGGGGCGTTCTTTCACTGGCTCTGCGGGATCGCGTCCAACGTCGCACGCAACGCGATCCGCGCCCGGTATCGGCGGAACGCGAGAATCCGTCCGCTCGCCCCGGGCGACGACCGCCCCGGGCCGGACGCACGGGCCGAAGTCGAAAAGGCCGAGCGCGTAGCCGCAGCGCTCGCGGCGCTACCCGACCACTACGAGGCCGTGTTGCGGGCCAAGTACCTCGACCGGCAAACGGCCGACGAGATCGCCGCCGCACGCAACGATTCGCCGAAGGCAGTGGAATCTCTGCTCGCACGCGCCCGACAAGCGTTCCGCGTGATTTACGAGGACGGCCATGAGTGA